The DNA region ATAATTAAAGATAGGGTTCTTCTCATCTTCACAGAATAATCTCTGTCTTCCAATTTCAGCACTGGCAATAAGCTGTGTTTGGAACACAAGATTCTGGTTAAGCTAGGAGGTTGTGCTGGAGGTTCCCGCCGATGGTGGCTCAGTAAGTGCAAGGCCTTATCATTATTGTCTGGTGCCCCATTGCATTAAACTTTTTAGCATAGAGTTTGGAGTGCGATATGGAATGAGAATTCAGGATGagttttttcatttcttttggaAGCATGTTGAAATTCAAAGTGGTTAGAGCCTTGTGTGGATTTTGTTATCAGTGAGGGTGATGTTTAGAGGAATTATTAGATGCTAACCCACCAATAATCTATGCTTccttcccccctctctctccGTGGGTTCTTCTTCACATGCCCCAAATCCTATTCTTTCCCGAGGAAATGTATGCATCAATTTTGCCCCAACCCCATTCCAAAGAACTGTAAGGTAATGCTATTTCAACCAAAAAGTTCTGCGCTTGGTTATAATCATGCTCTTTTATGTTGAAAAGTTGATGTCTTTTAAGTTTCTATATGTAGCTACTAAGCGGAGCAGTGAGTTTAGCTGCCTTCAACAACACTGCAGTGAGCTATGTGAATGGCTATGATGAACTTCCTGAGAGGAAAGGTGAAGAAGCGGGTTCGGAGGGATTTGACTTCTTGCATCTCATGGAAGAACGTGGCCTTCGCGCAAATTCACAGACCTTTCTGTGGTTGTTAGAAGGATGTATTAATTATGGATCATTTTCTGATGGTTTGAAGCTTCATGGGAAAATTCTAAAGATGGGTTTTTATTCAGAACAGGTGTTGTGTGATCGGCTGATCGATTTGTATCTCAAATTTGGTGATTTGAAAGGTGCAGTCAAGGTTTTTGAAGATATGCGTGTTAGACCTCTGTCCTGTTGGAATAAGATTATTCATAGATTTGTTGTGGAGAAATTTAATTGTCACGTTCTAAGTTTGTTTCAGCAAATGATGAAGGAAGAGGTGAAGCCTGACGAGAAGACTTTTGCAGGGGTTTTGAGGGCATGTAGTGCTGATGTTCCTTTCTATTATGTGGAGCAAATACATGCCAGGACCATAACTCATGGTTATGAAACCAGTCCATGGATATGTAACCCTCTGAttgatttatattttaagaaCAACTTTGTAAATTCTGCTAGGAAGGTCTTTGATGATATACAGAAGAAGGATAGTGTTTCTTGGGTTGCTATGATCTCTGGTTTATCGCAATGTGGCTATGAACAAGAAGCCATTCATCTTTTTTGCCAGATGCATACATCAGGATTCTGCCTTACCCCGTATATATTTTCGAGTGTTCTAAGTGCCTGTACAAAAATAGGATTTTTTGATTTTGGAGAGCAGCTCCATAGCCTTGCTCTGAAGCAGGGATTCTCGAAGGAAATATATGTCTGCAATGCCCTTGTGATGTTGTATTCTCGATTGGGGAATTTGATATCTGCAGAACAGATTTTCAATACAATGTTAGAGAGGGATGGAGTTTCATATAATTCACTCATCTCAGGTCTAGCCCAACAAGGATATGGTGACAGGGCTTTAAAGTTATTTAAGAAAATGCATCTCGATAGCCTCAAGCCAGACTGTGTCACAGTTGCAAGTCTTTTGAGTGCCTGTGCATTAGTCAGAGATATTCTGAAAGGAAGACAACTCCACTCATATGTAATAAAGGCAGGAATGTCGTCAGACATAATCCTGGAAGGTTCACTTCTTGATCTTTATGTTAAATGCTCAGATATAGAAACTGCCCATGATTTTTTCCTGACAACAGAATCAGAAAATGTGGTGCTGTGGAATATGATGCTCGTGGCTTATGGTCAGTTAGACAATCTAACTGATTCAGCTCAAATATTTACACAGATGCAGATGGAAGGCATTGTACCTAATCAGTTTACATATCCAAGTATTTTGAGGACTTGCACCTCGTTGGGAGCCCTTGATCTAGGAGAACAGATTCATACTCAAGTGCTTAAAACTGGCTTTCAGTTCAATGTATATGTTTCGAGCGTCCTTATTGA from Arachis hypogaea cultivar Tifrunner chromosome 10, arahy.Tifrunner.gnm2.J5K5, whole genome shotgun sequence includes:
- the LOC112716868 gene encoding pentatricopeptide repeat-containing protein At4g13650 → MLPSPLSLRGFFFTCPKSYSFPRKCMHQFCPNPIPKNCKLLSGAVSLAAFNNTAVSYVNGYDELPERKGEEAGSEGFDFLHLMEERGLRANSQTFLWLLEGCINYGSFSDGLKLHGKILKMGFYSEQVLCDRLIDLYLKFGDLKGAVKVFEDMRVRPLSCWNKIIHRFVVEKFNCHVLSLFQQMMKEEVKPDEKTFAGVLRACSADVPFYYVEQIHARTITHGYETSPWICNPLIDLYFKNNFVNSARKVFDDIQKKDSVSWVAMISGLSQCGYEQEAIHLFCQMHTSGFCLTPYIFSSVLSACTKIGFFDFGEQLHSLALKQGFSKEIYVCNALVMLYSRLGNLISAEQIFNTMLERDGVSYNSLISGLAQQGYGDRALKLFKKMHLDSLKPDCVTVASLLSACALVRDILKGRQLHSYVIKAGMSSDIILEGSLLDLYVKCSDIETAHDFFLTTESENVVLWNMMLVAYGQLDNLTDSAQIFTQMQMEGIVPNQFTYPSILRTCTSLGALDLGEQIHTQVLKTGFQFNVYVSSVLIDMYAKHRELVTALKILRRIKEKDVVSWTAMIAGYAQHGMFTEALNLFEEMQDQGIQSDNIGFASAISACAGIQALDQGRQIHAQSCVSGYSDDLSIGNALVSLYARCGKVREAYIAFDKIFAKDNISWNSLVSGFSRSGYFEEALKLFAQMNKAGQEINAFTFGSAVSAAANVTNVKLGKQIHAMIKKTGYDSESEVSNVLITLYSKCGSIDDAKRQFFEMNEKNEVSWNAIITAYSQHGKGFEALSLVEDMKQLGVLPNHVTFVGVLSACSHVGLVDEGISYFKSMSEVHNLIPKPEHYACIVDLLGRSGLLSRARRFIEEMPIRPDAMIWRTLLSACIVHKNIDIGEFAARHLLELEPKDSATYVLLSNMYAVTGKWGCRDRTRRIMKDRGVKKEPGRSWIEVNNSVHAFFVGDQKHPRADMIYEYLRDLNEQAAQIGYVPQHNNLLSEAERGQRDQTQIIHSEKLAIAFGLLSLSSSTPIRVFKNLRVCGDCHSWIKYVSVTTNRAIIVRDAYRFHHFEGGVCSCKDYW